In Asticcacaulis sp. SL142, the sequence GCCCCGGAAAATAGGCCGAGACAATCAGACGCGCCATGAGATACTGGATCGGCGTGCTGATCAGAAACATCGTATCGTATCGGCCCCGCTCAGTCATCCGCCGCTCCGGGTAATTCCACCACAGCCGGTTGCCACGGCGCTATGCGACCGGCGGCGACTGCATCCCTTAGCCCTTCGGCAAAGGCCACAGGTTGGGTGTAGTCTAAGCCTGCAAAATCGGCATGGGCATAGGTCCACCACCGCGCGGCCAGCAGCGCCTCGATCACCTCCGGCGCGAAGCGATATTTCAGAACCTTGGCGGGCAAACCACCGACTATGGCATAGGGTGGCACATCCTTGGTCACGGTGGCATTGGCGGCGATAACCGCACCGGTGCCAATAGTTATCCCTAAGCCCAGCGTCACATTATCGCCGATCCAGACATCGTGTTCGATCACCGGATAGCCAAGCCCCCGGCGCGGATCATAAGCCGTCGGCGTAAATTCACCATTGCGCGCTTCAAGCGCATCATAAAGCGGCGACAGATAGGGCACATTGTCTGGCCGGAAAAACGCAATCGACGATGACACCCACTCGGTCGGATGGGCAAAATCGATAAAGCGCAGGCCCTTGCCGATCGAACAGTAACGCCCGACCGTCAAACCTTCGGGCAATGGGGAATGAGAGTAGGACGCCGCCCCCAAGTCGCACAGGCCGCTGCCCGCAAACCAGCGGCTGGGGGAATAGGGCCCGCCGTAAAAAGCGCACGGCCCTTCGATACGGATCGGTTGTTTCACCGTGTAGCTCTCAAGCTGGCTCAGCCAGCCCTCGCCCTTGGCAATTTCCGCCCGGTCGTAGGAAAAGAGGACGCCCGCCGCGCGAAACCGTTCCAGCAGCGCCGCATCGACCCTAAGCTCAACCGGCGTCAGGCTCATGCGCCGAACCGCTTTTGGAACAGCAGTTGCGCCACCTCAAATTCCTCCAGCGTGTCGATATCCATGCCTTCGGTCGCGTCGGTGACGAAGAAGGCCGGACGGTCGCCAACCTGAAAACGGTTGCGCTTCATCACGCCTTTTTTGGCGACCCAAAAGGCGCAGTTCATCTGATACAGCGGCTTGATATTCTGGCTGTAGGAATGCCACGGCCCCCACTGATAATTGATCGGCAGGAAATCCGGGTTCAAAAAATAATGCTTATGGGCGGTGAGCGACATCACACTGTCACGGCCATCCTGCTCCAGCATCGCCACCGCATCGCCGTAGCGATGAAACAGCGGCGTGGTCACGGGCACTATGGCCACATAGGTGTCGTCATCGACCGGCATTTCGTCCAAAAGCCCAACCAGGGCTTCCGACCAGGGGGTGGCATCACTCGACCATTTCGGATTGCGCAGCAGGAAGTCTACGCCGTGACGGGTGGCGTATTCGGCAACCTTATCGGCCTCACTGGAGACATAAATTTCATCAAAAACACCGGACGCCTTACACTGCTCCAGCTTGACATCCAGCAGGGATTTTTCGCCGACAAACGGACGCAGATTCTTCTCAGGCAGACGCCCGGAATGGGCCTTGGCGGGCACTAAGGCCACACATTTCGGTTTCGACACGTAAAGAACCTTTGACCTATTAAGCCTGCGCCACGCGGTATTTGTGGTGCTCGCTTTTGTTGACGCGCTTTTCGCCGGAACCGACCATGCGTTCGGTCAGGCGGATCTGATCGACATATTCCTTAAAGGCCGGGGTCGTCAAATCAACCGCCACGGCATCAAAGTGCGCCCATTCGGTATTGCCGAGCTTAACATGCTTTTCGACCATGCGCGCACCCGCCGCCACCGCCAGCGCCGAACCCAGCCAGCCGAAATCATGGCTCGAAAACGCCGGTACGATGCGCGGATTTTGTGCCGACAGTTCGTGGTAGCGTCGCACCACCGCGATATTGGTGTCTTCGGCCGGGGTCGGATAGGCCGAATTGGCCTGCATCAGAATCAGTTTTTCGCAAGCCGTGAAATTATCGAGCACCCAGCGCTCATAGGCCTCATCAGTCATGCCGGTCGATAACACCACCGAACCGGTATAGTTTTTCGAGACATATTCCAGATAATCGGTGTGCTCTGAAATGGTCGACGGCAGTTTCACCATAGCCGGTTTGACATCCAGCATGAACTCAAACGATGGCTTATCGAGGATCGAGGCAAACCAGCCCATGCCAAGGCTTTTGCACAAGGTATCAACGAACACGAAATCGTACTTGCTCAGTTCCAACTGATGACGGTAATCGCCAAAGGTCGAGCCAAACGGCGATACATATGGGGCTTTGAGTTGCTCGGCCGAATAGAAGCTTTCAACATCGCGTTTTTGCAATTTGATGTAGTCTGCCCCGGCTGCCTTGGCGGAGCGAATCATACGCTCAAGCCGCAAACGGTCGCCAAAATGGTTGGTGGTCAGCTCAGCAATGACATCAACCTTATGGATATTGTCGCTGGCCGCAAGCGGCTCCGGCGTGCCCAGTTGCGCGTTCAGTTCGGTCGGCGATAGCGCGCTGAACGATTTGGTGCCGACGTGGCGAACTTCGATCTCAGAGCCCTTAAGGACATAGAGCGCGTTCAGGAAATAGAATTCCTGGGTGTTGAACACCATCTTACGGTCGGCGTCGCGGGCATGGGAAAAATCGCTGTCGATGCGCTCGCTATAGGCCTGACTGCCGTCATAGCTAAAATCAAGACCGACCATGTAAACCGTCTGCGGACGCCCCCGAACCGCGGCGACTTTACGCGCGACCTGCAAAGCCGTGATGAACAGAATGTCCTCGATGACCAGATCACCGGCCTGAAAGCGCTGCATCATCAGATCAGCGGATTCTTGCGTCAGCGGCGTGTGCGGCAGTTGCACCACCGACCGGTCAGCGGCCTTTAGCGGCGTCGAGGTCAGGTAGGCGCGCGATTTTAAACCATTGGCCTGCACGCTGTCAGCGGCCCATGCCGCATGGAACAGGCTGATGTCGGCGGGGGCGATGCGCTCGGCATCATTCATGGCAATGACCAGAGAACCCGCAAAAATCTGCGGATCGATCTGATCAATCGACGGGCCTTTACCGAGGATGAAGATCGTGTCGGTGGCGTATGTCGAAGCGATGTTTCCGATCAGGTTCGAGATAGCGTCCGTCATAAGCAGCTCCTTCAACAATAACTTCACAGCCGTGCTCACGCGCAAGCTGAACACCCGCCAGCATGTCCCAGCTTTTGGCACCGGCCGGATTGACAAACCGCGCCAGCGATCCGCGCACGACATTAAACAGGTTATAAACGGCACAGCCCATGATGCGGGCTTCGCCGCCGACGGGGATCATTTCGACCAGCCTGTCGTTTATCGAGGACGAGAAGCCCATGATCCGCGACGTCTGGTACTCAATTGTATCGCCGGTCATGAGCTTTAAGCCCATTTCCGGCACCATCAGCATCGAAGCGGCATGTTCGCGCTTATGCCAGATCGACAGAGACACGCCCCATTCAGGCAAGCCGGAACAGAAATTCTCCGTGCCATCGATCGGATCAAGTACCGCCGTCCAGTCCTTATCGTCCGCCGCCCCTACTGCGTAACTTTCTTCGCCGACGAAATTGATATCGCCCATCAGGCCGGTCAGATGATCCTTAATGGCATTTTCCAGAAAGACATCGGCGACCGTTACGGGGCTGCCGTCCTCTTTCCAGGTCACATCGCGACGGTTGGCCAGAACATAGGGCAGGTGTTGCTGTACGACCCCGGCCACACTGCCGAGGATTTTTATCGCGTCGGTCATTGAAGCCGGCCTTGGAAAAATCGGTAATAACAAAAATCAAAATCTATAGGCTCAGACTTTAGTGGCAAACGGGGGGATCGTAAAATTCTTTTTGCAGCGCACCCAACAAAAATCCTATTGAAAAGCCTGAATTAACCACACCGAGACCGCTTTCAGTATTGACTTATTTCTTTGGAGCCCGACAGGCCGGAAATCGTCCCCAGATGGAGCGCACCGCGTAAGATATTGCGTCGCCGCTTGACGCGGGACCAGAAGGTCAACGCCGCTGACGCAAAACTGAAACCGGCCTTACCAGCCGCAATCGCCTGCTCAACCACGATCGGACGCGTCAGGCCACCCTCACGGATCAAGCGGCCGTGGGTCTGGCCTGACCGAAACCGGCGGTCGCGCAGCCACCTGAAACTGGCGCGCGCAGGCGGCACAGGTTCCTCGATCCAGGCGTCACGCGCATAGGCGATTGTGCCGCCGCGTCGATAGATTTGCGTGAAAAAGTCGGTATCCTCGCCGCCACTTTTGCCGCGCGACAGATCAAACCTTAAGCCCTTAACCTTATCCGACTGGCGATCCAGCAGTGCGTTGCAGGTATAGCCGGTCAGTATCTCATCACCGACAATCACCGGGTAGGTCGAATGGAAATCCCCGTCCCTGATCCAGGTGTCTATCCCATCAGGATATAGCGCCCTCACCGGCCCCAGAACGGCATCGGCACCGCTGGATTGCGCGGTCGTTACCATCTCTTTCAACCATGCGGGCGTGACCAGTTCATCGTCATCGATAAACAGGGTATAGCGCCCGGTCGCCGCCTCAAGGCAGGCATTGCGCGCCACGGAAATATTGGCCTTTGGGGCATGGATATAGCTGATCGGAAACGGCACCTCCGGCCCCATCGCCTCGACCCGGTCTCTGGCCGACGGCACCTCATCATTGTCGGCAACAATCACCCGCACGGAATGGTTCGCGGGCACGTCAAGCCCCACAAGTGAGCGCAGGGTGGTGACAATATGCTCACGCCGGAACGTACAGATACAGATATCGATATCGGCCATGTGAGCCCTAAAAATAACAGAATAAAATAAGGTGGGCCTTAAGCCCTAAGCCGCTTTAAATTTCAGCTCAAACCACTTTTTCCAGAACCCGACCGACCAGGCAACGTGCATGGTCATGGCGGCATAGCCGGACATGACTCCCTCAACCGAGCGCGTCCGCACCCCCTCGATCACCGACAACCCGCCCCACAGGCACAGCCATCCGATCAGCGGCAGGGCGCACACCCACCAGATCGCGGCCAGCGGCGCCATCACGATCGACGGCAGCACCATGGCCGGAATGATCTGACGCAGGCCCGGCGTCTGTTTATGCTTGAGGATATTCTGAATACGGCCACTGCCATAGCCGCGGTACTGTTTAAACAGGCCCTTAGCGGTGGTGCGCGGCAGATATTCCATAACGGTTTTCGGTGTCATCCAGATGTAGTAGCCGATCTTGCGCAACCGGAAATCCAGTTCCGCGTCTTCGTTGTGGGCAAAGCTTTCGTCATAACCGCCCACTTCGCGGAACGCCTTAATACGCATCAGGGCATGGTGGCCGTGATCGACAAATTCGCCCTTATTGACCACGCGGTGTTTTGAGCCGCCATTGCCGAGCGGGGAATTTTGGGCGATGGCTACGGCCTTCTGGAATGCGCCTGCGCCGATAGTGTTCATCGACACCACGATCGACGCACAGCCGACCTTGCGGGCCTCGTCCATCAGTTGCTCGCAAAAATCCTCCGGATAGGTGCCGTGAGCATCGATGCGGATCAGATATTCGGCATCATTCCCATAGCGCTCGACCGCCAGATTGATACCCGCGCTCTGGATTTTCTTCGGATTGTGCAGCAACCGTACCGGCGCGCCATCATCGACATAGCGGCGCACAATATCCTGCGTGCCATCGCTCGATCCTCCATCGGCAACCACGATCAGAGACCCGGCCTCGCCTTCGGTACGCAGCAGCCAGTCCAGCAGCTTACCGATGTGGGCGGCCTCATTCAGGCACGGCACTACCACCAATACCTTTTCGGTACGCACAGGGTCTGCCGTCGGTAAATTCATAGCCAGTCCCGCGTCACGCATGCGCCACCTGCAATGTTTTCAGGCGGTCGACAAAACCCACACAATCGTCACGGGTGGCGGTAAACAGAGACGGCGGACAGGCCTTAAGGGTCGCCCGCAAGGCCGACAGGCAATCCGGGGTGAGCGTCTCAAACAGCGCCATCAAGGCCTGCGGTGTAGCCTCATCCAGGGTCAGGCCGAGGCCGTGACGGCTGACAAAACTTCCGGTTTCCGTGCCACTCATGGCAATCGGCACCGAACCATAGCGGCTGCCTTCATAAAGCCGGTTGGGCAGCAGCCATTTTGAGTTCTGGCCTTCTTCAAAGAAATCAATCGCCCAGGTCAGATCGACCGCGGCATAAAGCGCGCTCAAATCTTCGGCACTGTACGGGCCCTCAAATGTGATATGGGGCTCAGCCGCGACCTGTGCGTCGAAGTCCTCAAACTCATTATAGGCGGGCTTGCCGCGCATAACGACCTTGACCCTGCCCGCCATGAGGCGTGTTAACGCGGACAGCAGGTCCAGTGATTTCCGGCAGCGCAGGGCCCCGAACCAGCCGATGGTGATAACCCCGTCTGTCTTTTTAGCCGCCGGAACGCCCACAACGCGGCCGCTCAAGTCCAGCACCTTATTCTCCAGCAGGAAAACCGGCAGGGTCAGGTTCTGCATGGGCACGAAATAGTTCTCAACAAAGGCCGGGGAACTGGTGACGACCAGCGATGCCCGCGACATCAGACTGCGTTCAGCCCCACGCAATAGGGCGCCGATAAAATCGCGGCGCAGCAGCAGGCGATGGATATCGAGGCTTTCGTAAACAATGACGGGGGCGGGCTTGAACCGGCGGGCGACCTGACGGGCCAGAAACAGCATCTCCAGATTACGGGCGATGATAATGTCGGGCTTACTATCCCCCAGCGCCCGGATCAGCGACGGCGCGGTGGTCAGGGTTTTGGCGGCGCGATGGGCAAAGGCACCGTTACGGGTTTCGCCCAGATCGATGATCTTATCCGTAGACTCTGAGACCGGTTTTGGTCCTCGCCGAAAGCCCGCCAGATAGACGCTCGCCCCACCCGCCTCAAGCATAAGGGTTCGGCGACGTACCGCCGCATCTTCCAGATCATGCACAAGATAGAGTACCCGCATGGTCACACTAATGAGTTCCGGAAAATTAAAAACCTATACGATTCACTTAAAACCTGAGCCATAATAGCCCGTGAACCAAAACAATTCATAAACGGACTAAGGCAAGCCTTGCTCGCACAGTATTTAGTCATGAGCCTCACCATGATCTAATACGCGCCCGCCCTCAACCGTGATCACCTTATCGGCGCATTCAACCACGACCGGATTATGAGTGATCAAAAGCACGGTCATCTGACCGCGTAAGCCATCAATGGTCGACAAAATGCCTTGGGTATTTTCGCGGTCGAGCGCGCTGGTCGATTCATCAAGGATAAGCAGCGCCGGCTGACGCAGCAGAGCGCGCGCCAGCGCCACCCGCTGACGCTCTCCGCCCGACAGTTTGATACCGCCGTCGCCGACCGGTGTCTCCAGCCCCTGCGGCAGGCGCTCAATAAAAGCCGCCGCCTGTGCTTGCCGCAGCGCGTGCCACATATCCTCCACCGTGGCATGGGGCGCTGCGATTTTCAGGTTTTCCGCTACGGTTGCCGACAGCAGATAGGTTTCCTGCGGGACGTAAGCAATGTGAGTGCGCCATGACGGCCCATGCGCGGCCTCTAAAGCCACCCCATCAATCAGGATGCGCCCGCTATCAGGCATCAACAGGCCCATGACCAGATCGGCCATGGTGCTCTTGCCGCCGCCGGAGGGGCCAACAATGGCCGTTATCTGGCGGGCGGGCAGGCTGAAGCTAACGGCATCGACCGCCAGATGATCACCGTATGAAAAACTCACCGCCTCGAAATCAAGGCTGTGCTTTAGCCCCGACGGGGACAGCGTCGTCGCGGCCTGCGGGATTTCCACGGCGGCGTCACAGTCAGCCTTGACGCGCTGCATGGTCTCAAACGCCGGTAAATTGATAATGGCGTTCTGCAGATGATCCTGCGTGCCGGTAAAGCGCGGCGACAGGCGCATGAAGATCACCAGCAGCACGATGATGCGCGAAAACGGCATGGCGTAGACGGCATAGGCGACATAGATAAACACGCACACCATGACCGCGCTTAAGATCTGAAACAGCGTCGTCCCGAGCGAATTGATGCGGGTATAACGCATCAGATCGCCGCGCATCCGCTCTAACGTGCCGTTCAGTTCGGCGATGTAGCGCGGTTCGGCGTTGAAGCTTTTGGTGACCTTAAGGCCCGCCAGAAAATCGCTGATGGTGCGGTACTGGCGCTGGCGCTCGGTCGTCAGCTTATCGCCAAAGATAGCGCCCTGCTTACGGATCGGGCGCAAGGCCACAAACACCAGGGCCCCGGCCACCGCCGCAATCGCCGTCATCTGCCACGAGATCATCAGCGACAGCAGCATGTAGGCGCATAAAAACACCGCGTTCTGGATCAGCAGAAACAGACTGGCCGTCGCCGTCTGCACCCGGTCGATATCGCCGGTTAGGACGTGATCGAGGTCCGCCGTACGTTTGCGCGCCACCGCCGACCATCTGGCCTTTGATATGCTGGCAAACAGGTCGATGCGCAGGCGGTTGACCGTATCGACCAGCAGCGCCGACATGTAGATATTCTTGAACCGCGCAAACAGTGCCCCGACGGTCACCACCGCGACAAAGACAGCCAGAATCAGCCACAGCTCAATCTGAAACGACGCCCCCAGCACCGGTGCCAATGGCCCGGTCGGCAGGTCGAGGACTGTGCCGCCACCCTGCGCGCTGATGAACTGCAACAGCGGCAACAGCAGCAGCAGCGATACCCCTTCGCTGAAGCTGCCCAAAATCAGGAAGACAACGGATAAGATTGAGCGTTTGCGCGATACCGACAGAACGTAAGCCGCCAAGGACCGGCAGCGCTGCCAGGTCTTAAGGCCACTTTGCATTCCGG encodes:
- a CDS encoding ABC transporter ATP-binding protein, which translates into the protein MTLADTRDSPPKTGQKTGMQSGLKTWQRCRSLAAYVLSVSRKRSILSVVFLILGSFSEGVSLLLLLPLLQFISAQGGGTVLDLPTGPLAPVLGASFQIELWLILAVFVAVVTVGALFARFKNIYMSALLVDTVNRLRIDLFASISKARWSAVARKRTADLDHVLTGDIDRVQTATASLFLLIQNAVFLCAYMLLSLMISWQMTAIAAVAGALVFVALRPIRKQGAIFGDKLTTERQRQYRTISDFLAGLKVTKSFNAEPRYIAELNGTLERMRGDLMRYTRINSLGTTLFQILSAVMVCVFIYVAYAVYAMPFSRIIVLLVIFMRLSPRFTGTQDHLQNAIINLPAFETMQRVKADCDAAVEIPQAATTLSPSGLKHSLDFEAVSFSYGDHLAVDAVSFSLPARQITAIVGPSGGGKSTMADLVMGLLMPDSGRILIDGVALEAAHGPSWRTHIAYVPQETYLLSATVAENLKIAAPHATVEDMWHALRQAQAAAFIERLPQGLETPVGDGGIKLSGGERQRVALARALLRQPALLILDESTSALDRENTQGILSTIDGLRGQMTVLLITHNPVVVECADKVITVEGGRVLDHGEAHD
- a CDS encoding glycosyltransferase is translated as MRVLYLVHDLEDAAVRRRTLMLEAGGASVYLAGFRRGPKPVSESTDKIIDLGETRNGAFAHRAAKTLTTAPSLIRALGDSKPDIIIARNLEMLFLARQVARRFKPAPVIVYESLDIHRLLLRRDFIGALLRGAERSLMSRASLVVTSSPAFVENYFVPMQNLTLPVFLLENKVLDLSGRVVGVPAAKKTDGVITIGWFGALRCRKSLDLLSALTRLMAGRVKVVMRGKPAYNEFEDFDAQVAAEPHITFEGPYSAEDLSALYAAVDLTWAIDFFEEGQNSKWLLPNRLYEGSRYGSVPIAMSGTETGSFVSRHGLGLTLDEATPQALMALFETLTPDCLSALRATLKACPPSLFTATRDDCVGFVDRLKTLQVAHA
- a CDS encoding N-acetylneuraminate synthase family protein; amino-acid sequence: MTDAISNLIGNIASTYATDTIFILGKGPSIDQIDPQIFAGSLVIAMNDAERIAPADISLFHAAWAADSVQANGLKSRAYLTSTPLKAADRSVVQLPHTPLTQESADLMMQRFQAGDLVIEDILFITALQVARKVAAVRGRPQTVYMVGLDFSYDGSQAYSERIDSDFSHARDADRKMVFNTQEFYFLNALYVLKGSEIEVRHVGTKSFSALSPTELNAQLGTPEPLAASDNIHKVDVIAELTTNHFGDRLRLERMIRSAKAAGADYIKLQKRDVESFYSAEQLKAPYVSPFGSTFGDYRHQLELSKYDFVFVDTLCKSLGMGWFASILDKPSFEFMLDVKPAMVKLPSTISEHTDYLEYVSKNYTGSVVLSTGMTDEAYERWVLDNFTACEKLILMQANSAYPTPAEDTNIAVVRRYHELSAQNPRIVPAFSSHDFGWLGSALAVAAGARMVEKHVKLGNTEWAHFDAVAVDLTTPAFKEYVDQIRLTERMVGSGEKRVNKSEHHKYRVAQA
- a CDS encoding glycosyltransferase — translated: MADIDICICTFRREHIVTTLRSLVGLDVPANHSVRVIVADNDEVPSARDRVEAMGPEVPFPISYIHAPKANISVARNACLEAATGRYTLFIDDDELVTPAWLKEMVTTAQSSGADAVLGPVRALYPDGIDTWIRDGDFHSTYPVIVGDEILTGYTCNALLDRQSDKVKGLRFDLSRGKSGGEDTDFFTQIYRRGGTIAYARDAWIEEPVPPARASFRWLRDRRFRSGQTHGRLIREGGLTRPIVVEQAIAAGKAGFSFASAALTFWSRVKRRRNILRGALHLGTISGLSGSKEISQY
- a CDS encoding glycosyltransferase family 2 protein encodes the protein MRDAGLAMNLPTADPVRTEKVLVVVPCLNEAAHIGKLLDWLLRTEGEAGSLIVVADGGSSDGTQDIVRRYVDDGAPVRLLHNPKKIQSAGINLAVERYGNDAEYLIRIDAHGTYPEDFCEQLMDEARKVGCASIVVSMNTIGAGAFQKAVAIAQNSPLGNGGSKHRVVNKGEFVDHGHHALMRIKAFREVGGYDESFAHNEDAELDFRLRKIGYYIWMTPKTVMEYLPRTTAKGLFKQYRGYGSGRIQNILKHKQTPGLRQIIPAMVLPSIVMAPLAAIWWVCALPLIGWLCLWGGLSVIEGVRTRSVEGVMSGYAAMTMHVAWSVGFWKKWFELKFKAA
- a CDS encoding inositol monophosphatase family protein, whose product is MTDAIKILGSVAGVVQQHLPYVLANRRDVTWKEDGSPVTVADVFLENAIKDHLTGLMGDINFVGEESYAVGAADDKDWTAVLDPIDGTENFCSGLPEWGVSLSIWHKREHAASMLMVPEMGLKLMTGDTIEYQTSRIMGFSSSINDRLVEMIPVGGEARIMGCAVYNLFNVVRGSLARFVNPAGAKSWDMLAGVQLAREHGCEVIVEGAAYDGRYLEPDRKHRFDIRHRHDLHPR
- a CDS encoding CatB-related O-acetyltransferase translates to MSLTPVELRVDAALLERFRAAGVLFSYDRAEIAKGEGWLSQLESYTVKQPIRIEGPCAFYGGPYSPSRWFAGSGLCDLGAASYSHSPLPEGLTVGRYCSIGKGLRFIDFAHPTEWVSSSIAFFRPDNVPYLSPLYDALEARNGEFTPTAYDPRRGLGYPVIEHDVWIGDNVTLGLGITIGTGAVIAANATVTKDVPPYAIVGGLPAKVLKYRFAPEVIEALLAARWWTYAHADFAGLDYTQPVAFAEGLRDAVAAGRIAPWQPAVVELPGAADD
- a CDS encoding cytidylyltransferase domain-containing protein, coding for MSKPKCVALVPAKAHSGRLPEKNLRPFVGEKSLLDVKLEQCKASGVFDEIYVSSEADKVAEYATRHGVDFLLRNPKWSSDATPWSEALVGLLDEMPVDDDTYVAIVPVTTPLFHRYGDAVAMLEQDGRDSVMSLTAHKHYFLNPDFLPINYQWGPWHSYSQNIKPLYQMNCAFWVAKKGVMKRNRFQVGDRPAFFVTDATEGMDIDTLEEFEVAQLLFQKRFGA